The nucleotide sequence TTTTCAAAAAAGGCTACTGTGCTGTACATCATGTGCAATTGGAGTTATAGAAAACTGGGAACCATATACAGATATTCTTTACTTATATCCAGTGCACACAGCCTGTGTTACATAATCAGTCAGAATGTATAATCCTTAGATGCATTTTCTCATATTCTGTTGTGGTTATGGCAACTGCTTTGCATAAACAACAGGAGGAGATTAAAAAGGACGTTTCAAGGGACCAAAgacaagtttatttttaaaaatataagagTGTTCTGAAAAACTattatgtactttatttttagcaaatcaaacttttttttttcctttttcatttttttttatggttaaaaGCCTAATTTGTCTAGAGTAtgaaaatattagattttttttttcttaaggtaGCTACAATCTGAGGTGTAGTCTACATTTGTCTGCTTTCTGTTGAGTTCTGGTTTTGTAAGTAGTAGACAGCACAAATTTCAGTGTGACATCAGATTGTGAAAATGTTTAGACAATATTTTGTCTAGGCAAAAAGACTTTATAAACAACTAAGGGGTACttttagatactttttttaacaattgacttaattgaatttaattgaatttaattgaatttagtGAATTGAATTAAGTGAATCTAAACTTGCAGCACCTGGTCTAAATCCACAGGAAAACACTATGGATTATGTTGTGCAGACTTAAGCTAAAGCGACAAATGCAAGCTAAAACAGATTTCCATTTAATACTCAATACATGTCTTAGTTCTTCATTTTAGCTCTGCTAACATATGTTCAGTTCATAATGCCACTCCATTTTACAGTACACCAACATGAATTATCCCATAATGTACAATGCATATATTCTTTCAAGTACCATGGCAAGAATAATACTTGTGTGATTTGTTCTGGAGGGAGTGCGCTCAGTATGTACCAGTACTTACTTTACTACatgctgtttattattaaacttcTATCAGTCAATTGCAGTACATGTGCATTACGCTAAATGTGTTCTGaaatgtttgttaaatcatTTATGTTGTAAGTGTTGTAGAATAAATAAGCAGAGTTACCAGCTGTGTCTGTGTTGTTGCTTACTAAATGACTGGGacagtttataataataataataataataataagaccatcatcatcatcacatatGCACATACACTGCTAACTTATTTGAATTTCTTTTGATTGGATTCTTCATTTATCTCATcactgattttttaaaattggagATTTGCAGATTTTTCAGTAACCAAGCAGATGTTGATATAATCCTGATGTCATAAAAATAGATACATAAAACATAGATGGCCCTCAAATACAGACACATTAAGAAATGCATTCATATAATTGTAttagataataaaatatcaaaccCATTTCTTTGTcatcagaacattttttttgatcattttgaacAATGTCTATTGTTCTACAGGTTGTATTATCTTAATGCAAAAACCagataaaatctaaataacatttttaattttgcacaACATTCATTCAAGCAtatagtgtaaaaaataaatttactaaTTTGTAGATCTTTCTTCAGCAGAATTTTGGACCATCCCTCCCCACAGATCTGTTTCTGTTTATCAGTAATGCTTGGTTGTCTTGATAGCACAGCCCTTTTTAGGTTATGCCTCAGCATCTCCACTAGTTTAAGGTTAGCATTTAGAACAAACAcatgctgttttcttttttttttcaacatttctttAGTCAGTATTACTTGTGTGATTTGGGGTCCTTGTCTTGTTGCATCACCCAGCCTCTCTAGAAACTAGCAGTTTCATTTGTGTTGTCCTAACATGAACACCATGCTTGCTCAGAGTTTTTTTGGATAGTGGACACATGAACAAAGATATTCACAGTAGAGCTTTCTGGAGTTTATTTGCTGTTATATTTGGGATACTTGGAGAAAGTAGCAACAGTACAGAATTTTCCACCTTTGTAGACAGGGTCTCATACTTTGGATTGATGAACATCACATCTTCCATCTGTACTGAATTTAAGCTATAATGGGACTGAGGCATGGTTCACaccaactttttttctttttttaaccagTGTTTTTTACTCCAATTAGCTTTTAATGAAGGTGTAACACAGATGTTCACATACTTTTTCCAGCCTGCCTGTCAATGATCACTCAGCGTCTTCAGTAAAATCATTAACGGACAGCTGCTTGTGTTTTGTTCGTCAGATTGTGTTTGtctaccctgttgaaaaaaaacagcatactgtcatggccaaaaatatcagcacccttgcagttctgtcagaaaatgcaacccttctctcggAAAATTGTTGctgttgcaaatgttttggtactcacatgtttatttatttttttattttttttgtttgcattggaacaacacaaaaacactgagaagaatctgatacaattccacacagaacccaaaaaatgcactggacgaaattattggcacccttaacttaatatttggtagcaccccctttggaaaaaaaaactgaaatcaatcgcttcctgtaaccatgaatgagtttcttacaccactctactggaattttggaccactcttcttttgcaaactgctccaggttattcagatttgaaggatccctggtgaaaaaaacagcatatgctggtaggtatggaccagcttaaactagtatcaaaacctacctaaccagcattccagcatcaaaacatacctaccagcatatgctggttttttgaccagggatgccttctcccaactgctgttttgagatctctccacaggtgttctattggattcagatctggacttatcactggccatttcagaactcttcagcgctttgtttgtaaccatttttaatgctttttgaagtgtgtttcgggtcaatgtcctgctggaagacccatgacctctggtggagacgcagctttctgacaccgccccaaaattctttggtaatcatcagatttcatgatactgttcacacagtcaaggcatccagtgccagcacagtcttgcttttttatgcctttgaaTCAGCAGTGGcttcctcctgggtctcctgccatagcgtcccttttcattcagatggtgacGGATAGTGCGAACtgaccctgtgtctgcagatcagcttgaatttgtttggaagttaatcagggttctttatccaccattcgaacaatccttcattgtaatttttcattaattttgctcttctgtccatgtccagggaggttcgctacagtgccatgggttgtaaacctcttgatgatattgcacacagtggacacattaagatctctggagatcaacttgtagccttgagactgtccatgtttttccacattttttgtCGCTCAGTGTGAcaaacaacacaaaggttgagtcaacttttctccattttaactagttgcaagtgtgattactatattgcccacacctgttaatgccacaggtgtgtctaaatacaaattacaggagcatcacatgcttgaaaagcaattatttcttacaattttgacaaagtgccaataattttggtcgtctatttttgagttctgtgtgaaattttatcaagtttgacttttcttctctgtttttttttttttttgtgttcttgcagtgtaaacaaaaacaataagcatgtaaataccaaaacatttgcaactggaataattttctgaaagaagtgttccattttctgacagaattgcaagggtgctgatattttgggccatgactgtatgctggttaggtatgttttgaagcatggcagctggtttaagctggtccttagtttGTCATAagatggtttaagctggtcctgagctggttataagttgcaggagctagttgcttaggaccagcttaaacgAGCTCATAATCAGTTTATAACCAGCAcaggaccagcttaaatcaACTCAAAcgagctgccatgcttcaaaacatacctaaccagcaaatgctgttttttttcaataggGTATAATTGTgaccaattaaaataataaactcgCCACTCTATGTATAAGCCAATCTCTGTAGCAAAAAACCTTATACAGCTCAAGTTATGAAGTTCTGTGCTCTTTTTAGTTTATTCGTTGGGGGGATGTTTGGGGAATGAGCTCAGCAGCTAGCACAATTTAGGCCTATTTTCAAAGCAGTAGAATGGACCCAGATAACCTCACAGCTGTGCAATGTAGGCCATTTGTGTTAAGACTCTGGCTTCAGCGTTCATTTCCCATTGATTGGATGCTTTGGCACAAACTCTTGATCCCTGCTTGTGTCAAACTGTTTCTACTTGCAAATGACGTCCACAGGATAAGCCATTAAAGCTAGATGTGAGCTGCAGTTTATGATCAGCAGTCTCTTGCGAATCTTACAGAGTAAACATGCGTGTACTTATGGATAGCAGCTGGATTCAGTTTGGCCCAGCAGGACGAGGCTCATATGACTGGGGCACAGCCTCATCTACACCTCCATCAACTGAGAATCGTCTTAAGGTAAAACACTTTAGTAGACTGCGTAAATAAAAAATGCGTTCATAAAAGTGTACTCATCCTTTAAGTAGTCTATCGCATCTCTATTCTGTTTAATGCTTTAATGTATACCATGTTCATTCATACCATGGGAAATATTGTAATCATTCAgtatctgtcatcattttttgTAAGGGCATTACATcaaaactttatatcaaaaaaatgcttaacatgtcattaataaatgttctgaaataataCATACAGTATTGTTTGCATATAGTCATTATTCATATATAGATGTACCTGATCTCAAACATTACAGTATATCATTAATGACTTGTTGATTAAATGTTATCAGGAAGGTAACAGCCGAAGGAAAGTGATGTCATTAAACTCGTATGTAACAGAAAGTAATATAACAGCAATATAACGTTCTGAACATTTTTAGGTTGCATATAAATGTAGCCTGAAGTATTCACAACtgtgaattattcatttaattcatgaaagttgaataaacaggaattttaaacacaatattgtcaGTTACTTTGTTTATGCTCTGCCCATTATAATACTTCttaaacaaagccacagcagaaccaCCAGTTTTGGCATTTTTTCCCCTGAATGATTCATATCACTGTGAAATacatcatttattcataaagacagtaaaGACTGAGTCCCAGTTTGAGTGAATAGCAAAAGAGTAGTCAGGGTTTGAGAGATAAAGAACTACCAAATCTTGAAACCATGGACCACTTCGTCAAATAGTCACATGCATCATTGCACCATCAGTAGGCATCATCTCATCACTGTTAACATTGTATACACATtccacatttcatttcatttatgcaacatttatttCTAGTGTACGGGAGAGAAAAGAAATAGCTCACTCAAAAATCAAGCTTAATCATTATTCACCATTTTGATACTACAAGGGAAAGGGCGTTTTCCTTGGTGAATTTGTCAACTGTGTTTCAGACTAACCATATGCCAGTACAAactcaaataatttttttatggttCATGTATCTTTTCTGCCTTATGTACAGTTATTGTAATAGCAGAATTTtaagatctatctatctatcatacatatatacactactgttcaaaagtttggggtcagtacatttttattgtttcttttttttttttttttttttaagaaattaatacttttattcaccaaggatgtattaagttaataattaaaagtttattaaaagttaataataaataatttacattgttataaaatatttatattttgaataaacactgtactttttaaacttgttattcatgaaagaatcctgaaaaaaaaaaaaaaaaaaaaatcacaggttccaaaaaatatttggcagcacaactgttgatattatccaacattgatcattctaataataaatccacatattagaatgatttctgaaggatcatgtgacacttaagactggagtcacagctgataaaaattcagcttttcatcacaggaataaattctattttaaagtatgttaaaataaaaaacattattttatattgtaaaaacattttgcaatattactgtttttttttctatatttttaatcaaataaatgcagccttgatgagcataagagacttctttaaagactattacaagtcttactgaccccaaacttttgaacggtagtgtatatccaTGTGATAATTTCAGCACAGTCACTTACAAGGaaaatattatatgttatatcattaatattatatgttaTGTCATaaatacagtgccctccacaaatattggcacccttggtaaatatgaacaaaggcagctgtggaaataaatgTGCATCATTTATCCTTTtgatttttcattcaaaaaaatgcacaaaattctaacctttcattgaagtaaaacaattgaaagtgtggggaaaatctcattatgaaataaatgttttctctagttcacgttggccacaattattggcacccaattattgtaacgtccttttcccaagataacagTTCTGAGTCTCTCCTATATGcctgatgagtttggagaacacatGGCAAGAGATCAGAGACAATTATTTCTTGCAGAATAACTCCTtatccttcagattcccagctcCATGTTGGTGCTTCCCCTCTTTagttcaccccactcattttctacagggttcaggtcaggggaACTGagacggccatggcagaagcttaaTTTTGTCCTCAGTGACACAtattgatgtttgttttggatcattgtcctgatggaagatccaaccatgacccattataagatttctagcagaggcagtcaggtttatattttttttatctgttggtatttgacAGAAACCACAATGCCATGTATCTAAACAAGATGTGCAGGACCTCCagcagaaaaataggcccacaacGAGATCCATCCGAGATATTTAACTGTGGACATGGGGTACTTTTTTACCCCTGTTTGCACCCAAcccatcttgagtgtttgctgccaaaaagcccttttgtttgtttcatctgaccatagtaGCCAGTCCCATTTGAAGTTCCAGTCGTATCTgccaactgaatatgctggagtttgtttttggatgagcgagcaggatttttcttgaaacccccctaaacaacatgtggtgatgtagggactagttcagttgtttttttgttttgttttttttctgcgatttctaagactcaactaatctctgcagttctccagctgtgatccttgaAGAGACTGTGGCCGCTCAAACTCTGCTCCTCACTGTGCAAATAGGTTGATAAATAGACATGTcctcttccaggcagatttgtaacattttctgtttgttGGAACTTCTTGATTATTGCccaccagtgtgcagcatccacCTGGATGATGCTTACAGCAACTTTCTTTACTTACAgccacattttattttgtgaagctcaacaatcttgttctgcacgtcagaactatattctttggttttactccttgtgatggatgattaagggaatttggcctttgtgttactcatatttataatcctgtgcgAGAGGAAGTCATGGCTGAACAATTTCATGCTCCTAGTCACCCTGGTGTACTAAAaagaatttctaggggtgccaataattgtggccaatgtgAACTTGTGGCCAATGTGAACAATGTGAAAAAATTGTCCCCCCACTTTCAATTGTTTTACGTCAAATGAAAGGTtaaaattttgtgtatttttttaaaataaaacatcaaaaggataaactatgcatatttattttcacagctgcCTTTGTTCATATTTACCAAAGGTTGCCAATATTTGCGGAGGGCACTTTATACCTTAAATATAACAGATCATTTTAAGAGGTGTTATGCAAAACTCCAATCtggggtgtgtttcccaaaagctcAAAGGCTCTGGGCAGTGTTTTCAAAAGTTCTATGTAAAGTTCCAATGCTTTTGGAAAACGCACCCCTGTGTGGGTACGATATGAGAAGGAGCGTTCCAGGTATTTTTAATGTTCACATAGTTGACTAAACAGATTATTAACAATtgcaatgtaatttaatttatctatggcaaaaaaaaaaaaaaaaaaaaaaaaaaagaaagaaagaaagaaagaaagaaaactattAGCATCACTGGGCACAGCCATACTGTAGCATGTCACTGTGTGATTGCAGCCAAGGAGAGACCTAAGGCGACAAATTTCAAAGTAATCAAATCTAAAGACAAAGGCACTCAGGAATACAGACATGTCTGAAAACCAAACCATAGATGAGAACAGACAGGGAGCTGAATCATAGAGGGGAATAAACTGTAAATACACAGGATGAATGAGGGAGAAAGCAAGGGACATATGGGACTAATCAATCAACCAGTGAGTAACTATAGCAACAAATGAAAGCGGAGCTAAACACAGTGAATGAAACACCAGAGTCAATTATTCTGCTCATAGCATGGCTACCTCAAGGCATTGTTCAATGTCAAGTTTCTAAACCTTGAAATGTTCTTGTGTGTAAAACTAATTTCAAaagtgatgcatttttgtaggtCAACCTGACGATAGCAGCACTCTGATTCCCTCGACAAAAACCCAATAAGACTTTTCCCTTGGCTTTTGGATTACTGCAAAATATAAGCTCTGTGACCACTAAAAAGTGTATGATTATTGATAGTCACAAATGAACATaacttttttatgaattttgaagTGTGCATTTAATTGCCAGAAGTGAAATGCTAATGGTTGGCTATAAACAAACTACACACCACAATTCACTTTACTGGTTCGAAGTGATGATATTTATCTGAATGAATACTTCTGTAGTCTCATTTAGCCACTTTATGCAACTACATCTCTGAAGACAAGTAAACCCTTCAAAAATCACAAGGATATATTActggcatattttattttatagaattttatagaattaaatgtgaaaatatcaTGAACTTGTGTTAACCACAGACTTTATTTCAGAAATGAAACCCACTGACCATTAACCCAATCACTTGTAAAAGTATGTCATTCCTGTAGTACTTGGCTTAAGTGTTTCTTATTATTCCCAACATTTTTAAAGCTGGTTGTAAAATatctgatagatagataatcaAATATGCAAGTAaaagtattttgtgttttaaataaatttataatgatCATAGCCGATCCCTCTCTGTCCTGACTTCCAGGCAAAACGTAAAAGAAAAGTTGATGAACTTGCATACttgcctactatatagtaggtgAGAAACCTACTTCCTTCATATCGAAATGCTTAAATCATTTCAACTGTGATCATCTGTTCTTCCCTATTGTGATGTACATCTGTGAAACAGCTTCCCAAACAAGAAAATGTAGGACAGGGCTTGATTTTGTCCATCAGGAATTGATTGGATCTTTGTTGTTTGataggaataaaaataaataaattaattaaataaaaataaaattatatatataaaattatatatatatatataattttggtggttttgattgAATGGAATTGATGGAACAGACCTCAGAGAATATGACCCTATGATCACCATGTGATTTCTTAAGTTTCTATTCTGATGTGTTGTCAGGGTTACTGGAACGAGCTGACTTCAAACAAGGTCGAAGACAGACCGGAGGTAACGCTGTATGTTGTCATAGTAACAGGCTCGCTGCTCTTCCTCGGTGGAATTGCAATCTTCATTTACAAAAGATGTTTCAGGGTCAAAGAAAACACAAGCAAAGTCATAACTCTGGATTTTGACGATGCTAATGGCACTGCTGAATTTCTGTCCACTTTGGAGGAAGGAGATGGCGCAGAAGATGGGAACGACGGGGTTTTTCTGATGGTTTATCTGCCGGCCCCATACGAGAAAACCCTGACAAAGATAGCACGTGTTGCCAGCTCTTCCAGCTCCCACAATGACGTGGAGATTGTGCAATTACACACAGAGAACTCCAATGATCAAGAATGAGAATTCAAAGATCATATTTTCCTTCTCATGTAAAACGTGTACTGATCCACATAATGCATTACCCTAACAAAAAGTGCATGATACTATGGTAGCACCATTGTTTTCTTTGAAGTGCTTTGGAATCGACAGCACAGTGCATGGATAGGGTTATCATTCAGTACCACTTAGTGTATATCATACATTAGTGCTATCTGATACTATTCCAGCACACCAGTGTTTGTAAGGCAACAGTGccagatttgtttttaaatctttaacaaaattgtaaaaatggcaaaatggtTTTATTAACTTTACCATAATGAAGTGATTTTGAATTCTATAGTATTGTATATGATaaagtgtgtatatacataGACTATAGTCTTGTTTGTCCACCATGtcaaatgcttttaaaagcaCCATTTGTATGCACCATTTTTAAAGTTTGGAACTGCTTGTATGTCATTAGTTCTCTTTTGTAGcacaatgtaaatgtaaatgttttcatcaagaATAGGTGTTAACAAcagtgaaataataataattaaagggaaaaatatataaaaacccttccctttttccttttttttctgtgaatgcATTGCATTTCATGAATGTGCAAGTTCATACGTTATAATGACAGGTAATATCagcaatatttaataataaattcacctagtaaaactaaaatagaaTTACCATGCTAATTGGTTTGAGAAACTGAATTACTGATAAATTCCTTTATCTTTGTATATCATAGGCATGACTTGGTAAAAGAACacgttgttattttttaaccatATGAAAATTCCATCTTCTTTTAAGttgttttgatcacaggaggTAAACGTAAATTTGACAGGTCAAATTGTGGGACCCTGACCATGTGAGCCAAGAAAGACAAGCTCAATCACAATTCATCATGCAGATAGATGTATTGGTATGTAAGTCAATGggtcattttcatgttttatctgtacaaagaatacaaataaataaatgtttatgtttcatgtttatatattttaaattgttaactgtatatatattaccAACCAAAATAATTGCACAAGTTTACTATCTGGGGTTAAAGTGTTCAGAACAGACAATACAGAGTTGTCTTCACTGTAACCAAGTATTGTGGGTGCAAAGTGGAGAGCAACTGATATTCCAAAAGTTCCTGGTCACTGTTGTGCCCTTCAGTATTGAGCAAACTCAGATTTCTTGAAAAGAACTGCGTCTTTAATCAGTGTATAGATGACACTCCTACTAAGAAATATCTTGTAGGAGTGAAGAAATTAAGTATGACGAAATGAAGAAacaatttatcattttaatgaagTTATGATGGTAGATGCCACAGGTATGATGTCAGTTGTCCTTCAAGTTCATTTGATCAATTACCAGAAAATTTCAgactaatttttctttttcacacaaatatgttttgttattgaaacctaaaaaaaaactttgtttgaAAACTGTGATTATGCTACTGTATATtcctttaaatgacattttcatgCAGATTTTGtaggtaaaaaacaaacaaacaaacaaacacaaaaaaaatttatgTGCCCCCCTTGATGGAACCTGCTTCAGTACCTTCAGTGCAATGATGCAATAATGCAGAAATTTCAATTTACATTCAAGTGTGGTAAAGCGACGTGTGTTTACGCACTGGAACTGAATGACACCACtgaaacatgctaataagctTGGAAAAAGGATATTGCTGTTATttagcatgttttctttttaatttgtatttttactcCAAATTAGAGCTTGAGAAAAACACTTTTCATTGTCAACAAGCACTGCTGTCTGCTATGTTGTTGCAAATTAACAACTAAAACTGACTTTATtacactgtaaagctgctttggcACAATCTGTATTGCATAAAGCGCAATATAAAttaaggtgacttgacttgctATGTGTATCATAGACATTCTGACTACAACATATTCACAGATCAAAATGAAGAGCATttacttgatttatttaaaaaaaatttaattttattacaaacatttaatacattcaattatacaataaataaatcatcatTCACATTAAAGGCATTATTatgatcttttattttattgatccCCTGTCTTCTTCCGTGTGGGGTCTAAATTTGTGCCTtcataaattactttattttttatgctgTCCTGAATGATTCTCTGCTGAATACGCAGCTTGGCATTATTATATCTGCAGTAAAACCTGTATAACAAAAAGATACATGAGCATGAAATCATTAATCAGATAATCATCAAATCTTAACATTTATGGATTATGTTGCATTTTTTGGAATTGTGACATTCATTTTATGACAATTACTCATAATGTCCCCCATTCCAATTACTAATGTAGTAAtagtattattacattatagtagtatttgttgtactgtgttTCATttatactgatttaaaaaaatacattatacttcttacagtaaatttaaaaacCCTTCTGTTTTATGGTATTGAGAATACCATTATAATGACAGCAGCAGCATGTTAGAGCATGTCACACTCTCCATATGCTGTTTTCCTGTCTGTATTTGAAGCACATACCATGAACCCATTGTTGTAAGTATGAATCCTGCAACACCCACATCAAAGGACCTCTTTACTCTACCTGTGAATGACAAGACAACAGCAGACAAAGCCATTACACTAAAGAAACACGTGACAGACACATTATCAACATGCAAACCACTACAGCCCAGATAAGTTGAATCACGCACTTACTTGTTGCCAAAAAGTGCACTAATCCTGCCACTAGTGAACCACCCGCTCCATGTAGAAGAGACTCCCGAGCACATGGTGTATTCTGGATATCAAGGATACCCATGACCTTCATGCCCTGTGCATGTTGTAATGTTAAAATGGAATTAATGGCTGAACatattgatttttataaaaagtcCACTGATTACAAAACCTGCAATGTGTGTCTTTGCCACTCATTAACTACACtgatttaaatggtttacactagttttattgtagtaaaagtgtagtaaccatgttttttagGTGCATTGATTACcttttgtataaccacagttttattacaaatacCAAGGTTAAACTACGGTTAGTGTTACAAGACCATGGTTAAATTATGGttatcatgttttaaatatagtaaccatgttttattcgaagtaaaaccatggttaattttcgtaagggaagGCTATATTAGGATCACTGAATACATGTACATCACATTAACATGACATCCTAATATGAACTGACACTTAACAGCATGCTCATATGAGTATCTGTGCTGTAACAATAATGGAGCTCACAACAATTATAACAAAGTACTGTGTTTACGTAGTACCATGTTACGTAACAGATTGTAAAACCATGGTACCATGTACAAGAAACATGACAATACTGTGGTACGtttctgctaaaaaaaatcagatgaaaACAACCATAATATTGTAGCATTGTAACTCTTAATGCCCTGTATTCATTAGGTAACAATAATTGTGGTGAGCGCCTTACATGACCTTCTCTTATGAACTTTACCCTAGCGTAATATCTAACTAAAATTCTTACATAAAACAACACCCACTTGCTTCTTACCGCCCTCCTCGGTCATTTTCGTTGTGAAATGTTCACCCTATAATTTTTGGTGCGCCGATAAATGTTTCCTGACGGCACACTTTAGCTGACGATTGTTGGTTCCGGCGTTTAGAGACCCAGGAAAGCAGTAGCTtaacaagcaaaaataaaatactattgtaAACTAAGATACAACGTTTCCTTTTTGTGTATATCCAGATCAATAAATAGTAATGTAATtgtcttaattttaaaataaatatttgcacaAAAGAGATGTAATTAACTT is from Labeo rohita strain BAU-BD-2019 chromosome 13, IGBB_LRoh.1.0, whole genome shotgun sequence and encodes:
- the LOC127175584 gene encoding cytochrome c oxidase assembly protein COX20, mitochondrial isoform X2, giving the protein MKVMGILDIQNTPCARESLLHGAGGSLVAGLVHFLATSRVKRSFDVGVAGFILTTMGSWFYCRYNNAKLRIQQRIIQDSIKNKVIYEGTNLDPTRKKTGDQ
- the LOC127175584 gene encoding cytochrome c oxidase assembly protein COX20, mitochondrial isoform X1: MTEEGGKKQGMKVMGILDIQNTPCARESLLHGAGGSLVAGLVHFLATSRVKRSFDVGVAGFILTTMGSWFYCRYNNAKLRIQQRIIQDSIKNKVIYEGTNLDPTRKKTGDQ